A stretch of the Vigna radiata var. radiata cultivar VC1973A chromosome 9, Vradiata_ver6, whole genome shotgun sequence genome encodes the following:
- the LOC106773450 gene encoding pentatricopeptide repeat-containing protein At1g12300, mitochondrial-like: MWLSRSVRVSLLPSIAKFPPFLPMHNSLFCSHSHSQTSLHDDAVSQFNRLLHQRHVPSIFEFGKILGFLVRMKQYSTSISLIKQMELKGILCDLANLNLLMNCFCHLHKLAFAFSVFAKILKRGYHPNAITLNTVMRGLCDNGEVKEALNFHDKVVAKGFRLNQFTYGILINGLSKIGETEAAIELLRTIQSPSTVMYSIIIDSLLKEKQPKEAYGLYSEMVIKGIFPNVVTYSTLIYGFCLVGQVEVAFGFLNEMLSNNIRPNVYTYTILIDSLCKERKLGEAKNVLGVMVKVYVKPNVVSFNALMDGYYLVNKVKNAKQVFSAMTHMRVSPDVRTYTIMINGLIRNKRMDEVINLFQEMHDRNMVQDTVTYNTLVDGLCKTGRISHAWDLFHEMCGRNQQADVITYNSLIDGLCKNQHLDKAIELLRKMRENGIQPDMYTVNILINGMCRGDKLKNAQEIFQDLLNKGHNPDIPTYNVMISGLCKEGLLDEALTLWSKMEDSGCLSNVITFEIIISALFKHGQTEKAEKFFHEMISRDLLK; encoded by the coding sequence ATGTGGCTCTCAAGAAGTGTAAGggtttctcttcttccttccatTGCCAAGtttcctccttttcttccaATGCACAATTCCCTCTTTtgctctcactctcactctcaaACTTCCTTACACGACGACGCCGTCTCACAATTCAATCGTTTGCTTCATCAGCGTCATGTTCCTTCCATCTTCGAATTTGGAAAAATTTTGGGATTTCTTGTGAGGATGAAGCAGTACTCTACCTCTATTTCTCTTATCAAGCAAATGGAGCTCAAGGGAATTCTATGTGACCTTGCTAATCTCAACCTTCTCATGAATTGTTTCTGTCACTTACACAAATTGGCTTTTGCTTTCTCTGTATTTGCCAAGATTCTTAAACGGGGTTATCATCCAAATGCCATAACCTTAAATACAGTCATGAGAGGTCTATGTGATAACGGTGAGGTCAAGGAAGCCCTCAATTTTCACGATAAAGTTGTAGCAAAAGGATTTCGACTCAACCAATTTACTTATGGGATACTAATCAATGGATTGAGCAAAATAGGAGAAACTGAAGCCGCCATCGAATTGCTCAGAACGATTCAAAGTCCATCAACAGTAATGTATAGCATTATTATTGActctttattaaaagaaaaacaaccaaaGGAAGCTTATGGTTTGTATTCTGAGATGGTTATTAAAGGAATTTTTCCTAATGTTGTTACTTATAGTACTCTAATTTATGGCTTTTGCTTAGTGGGACAGGTAGAGGTAGCATTTGGCTTCCTAAATGAAATGCTATCAAATAACATCAGGCCAAATGTTTATACTTATACTATATTGATTGATTCATTGTGTAAGGAAAGAAAACTAGGAGAAGCCAAGAATGTGTTAGGTGTGATGGTGAAAGTTTATGTGAAACCTAATGTTGTTAGCTTTAATGCTCTAATGGATGGGTATTACTTAGTTAATAAAGTGAAGAATGCTAAACAAGTATTCAGTGCAATGACCCACATGAGAGTGAGTCCTGATGTTAGGACCTACACTATCATGATAAATGGTCTCATAAGGAACAAAAGGATGGATGAGGTTATAAATCTCTTTCAGGAAATGCACGACAGGAATATGGTTCAAGATACTGTGACTTACAATACTCTTGTTGATGGTTTATGCAAAACTGGAAGAATCTCTCATGCTTGGGATCTTTTTCATGAGATGTGTGGTAGAAATCAACAAGCAGATGTAATCACGTATAATTCTTTGATTGATGGTTTATGCAAAAATCAACATCTAGACAAGGCAATTGAATTATTGAGGAAAATGAGAGAGAATGGAATTCAGCCCGATATGTACACTGTAAATATACTTATTAATGGGATGTGTAGAGGGGACAAACTTAAGAATGCACAAGAGATTTTTCAGGATCTATTGAATAAAGGTCACAATCCCGACATCCCTACTTATAATGTTATGATAAGTGGTCTTTGTAAAGAGGGTTTGCTTGATGAGGCATTGACCTTGTGGTCCAAAATGGAAGATAGTGGTTGTTTATCTAATGttataacttttgaaataattatctCTGCCCTCTTTAAGCATGGTCAAACTGAAAAGGCAGAGAAATTTTTTCACGAAATGATCTCTAGAGACTTGTTGAAATGA
- the LOC106773451 gene encoding uncharacterized protein LOC106773451: protein MSAYAKFMKELLTKKRKYIEEETIEVQGNCSAIIQKLLPPKFKDPGSFTIPCTIGKLAIGKALIDLGASINLMPLSLFKKIGELELKPTRMTLQLADRYIKYPHERLGTLAKVSTED, encoded by the coding sequence ATGTCAGCCTATGCAAAGTTCATGAAGGAACTCCTcaccaaaaagagaaaatacattGAGGAGGAGACTATTGAAGTGCAAGGCAATTGTAGTGCCATCATTCAGAAACTTCTTCCCCCAAAATTCAAAGACCCGGGTAGTTTCACCATCCCTTGCACCATAGGGAAGCTTGCTATTGGGAAGGCCTTGATTGACTTGGGTGCTAGCATCAATTTGATGCCCCTTTCCTTATTCAAGAAGATTGGAGAGCTAGAACTCAAGCCGACTAGGATGACTCTACAATTGGCAGATAGATATATCAAATACCCACATGAGcgacttggtacacttgccaaagtctcaacagaGGACTAA
- the LOC111242492 gene encoding uncharacterized protein LOC111242492 has translation MEKPLPYPKIYSRKEKEKQYGRFMDIFKQLEIKIPFSEALQQMPAYEKFMKELLTKKRKYIEEETIEVQGNCSAITQKLFPPKFKDPGSFTIPCTIGKLVIGKALIDLGASINLMPLSLFKKIGELELKATRMTLQLADISIKYPHAIVEDVLVQIDKFVFPMDFVIIEMEADVDVPLILGRPFMKTASVLIDVDDGKFKVRVQDEEVNFNVFEAMSHSSDEGEFFKVDVLDEVCTRVEREIHISSPLMKTLIYARESLNEEEDRILDDCLTNLDVLKEIPLHEEKVEDLKTCDSVEEKKVELKMLPSHLKYVFLEEGNNKPVIISSSLTIDEEKKLMEVLRNNKGVVGWSISDLKGISPTYCMHKIFMEEDFKPVTQP, from the coding sequence atggAGAAACCACTTCCATACCCAAAAATCTACTCTagaaaggagaaggagaaacaATATGGGCGATTTATGGATATCTTCAAGCAATTGGAGATCAAAATACCCTTCTCAGAAGCACTTCAACAAATGCCAGCCTATGAAAAGTTCATGAAGGAACTCCTcaccaaaaagagaaaatacattGAGGAGGAGACTATTGAAGTGCAAGGCAATTGTAGTGCCATCACTCAGAAACTTTTTCCCCCAAAATTCAAAGACCCGGGTAGTTTCACCATCCCTTGCACCATAGGGAAACTTGTTATTGGGAAGGCCTTGATTGACTTGGGTGCTAGCATCAATTTGATGCCCCTTTCCTTATTCAAGAAGATTGGAGAGCTAGAACTCAAGGCGACTAGGATGACTCTACAATTGGCGGATATATCTATCAAATACCCACATGCTATAGTGGAGGATGTTCTTGTGCAAATTGATAAATTTGTGTTCCCGATGGATTTTGTCATCATAGAGATGGAGGCGGATGTAGATGTGCCTCTTATCCTTGGAAGGCCATTTATGAAGACGGCAAGTGTGCttattgatgttgatgatggcaAGTTCAAGGTGAGAGTGCAAGATGAAGAAGTGAATTTCAATGTTTTTGAAGCCATGTCCCACTCTAGTGATGAGGGAGAATTTTTCAAAGTGGATGTTCTTGATGAAGTGTGCACTAGAGTGGAAAGGGAGATTCATATTTCTTCTCCCCTTATGAAGACCCTCATTTATGCACGTGAGTCTCTCAATGAAGAAGAGGATAGAATTCTTGATGATTGTTTGACCAATCTTGATGTGTTGAAGGAGATTCCACTTCATGAGGAGAAAGTTGAAGATTTAAAGACTTGTGATAGtgttgaagagaagaaggtggAGCTGAAAATGTTACCCTCCCATCTTAAGTATGTTTTTCTAGAAGAGGGTAACAACAAACCTGTCATCATTAGTAGCTCCTTGAcaattgatgaagagaagaagctGATGGAGGTCTTGAGAAATAACAAAGGAGTTGTGGGATGGTCTATTTCTGATTTGAAAGGAATAAGTCCCACCTATTGCATGCACAAGATCTTCATGGAGGAAGATTTCAAACCTGTGACCCAACCTTAG
- the LOC106773977 gene encoding uncharacterized protein LOC106773977 — MGDKKKTTQMFVKLVSAAGTGFFYVKRKPRQFTKKLEFQKFDPRVNRHVLFTEAKMK; from the coding sequence ATGGGTGACAAGAAGAAAACGACTCAAATGTTTGTGAAACTAGTGTCTGCTGCTGGCACTGGATTTTTCTATGTAAAGAGGAAGCCAAGGCAGTTCACAAAGAAGCTTGAGTTTCAAAAATTTGATCCTAGGGTTAATCGTCATGTTCTGTTTACAGAGGCTAAGATGAAGTGA